TGGTTCAAACATGCTTCAAGAGGCACTAAAATCCCTGCAGTCATagttctgggttttttcctcttAAGTAAATGTGTCATTTGCCTTGCTgcagaagcaggaagtatttggatGCAAACATTTATTTTTCAAGAGGCAATGACACACATGCTAAGTGGAGGACAGTATTAAGTCCCAGAGTATTTTTGCCCAGCAACACACTTTTATTCATacaaaagagaaggggaaatggaTTTCCATTTTTACAGTTATATTACACTAGGCAAACATACTGTGAAAAGCGATTGTAAAAAAAAGCATCAACCTCTTTCAGTGGAGTGTGTGGAGTAAATAACGGAAAGCAACTGAAGAGCCAGAGCTTATGGCCCCCAGCTAAGGAATAAAATTCTGGGAAGACACAGGAAAATTGCCAAGAGGAACTGCATATTGTCCACTGCATTTTATTGCAGTATAGTTAAATTGCAACCACACAGAATAGAATACCAAGTAAAGTAAGAATTAAAGATTATTTGGTATTCATTTTAATTCAGAGTCTGCAAAGCATGAGTATGGATATCTACAGGACTTTCAAGAAGACTGCGGACAGCAAACAGAGTTTGCACTAGACAAATATGAACGGGCAAACTCCTGTgtatagggttgcaagctcttcAACCAGAATAAGAATACAAGTTGCCCTTTACAAAGGACAGCCAGTCCTGAGATGGGAAATGGGCACAATTCTGCAACAGACAAGAATGTCAAGGAATAGCCATGTCACTGAGGAGAGCAAGATTCCTTCTGGCTGTAGTTCTAAACATATACTTGGAGGTAAGCCACACTGAAGTCAGTGTAACTGCCCTCAAGGGCAGATATGGTCAGTATCACGCTTTCGGGTCTTTATCGATTGGCTGTTGATTTAGCCAATCAAATGAGATTATTGAATGCTCCATGCTTTTTTACACTACCACTTTTCACATGAGTACTGCATCAACTTTTTGGACAAGTGTGATTTAAGTTACTCAAAACATTcacattattcttttttttaagtgaaagatAGGAAATGCCCTGTTAcctttccctttttctctctctcatactaccttttaaaataaagcaggaaGTGTGGCCAGCAGCTGGTCCCGTTTCTTCTGCCCCCAAGACAGCTGTATCCACTTCAGCATAAAGAAAAACAAGGATGCTAAATACACATATACTTTATTAAACAGCGAGGTTTCACAAGGACTGTTTGTTGCAAGTGAACGTCAAACGGTTTTGAGAGTTGATTATCATCAGAGGAGGAAGACTCCTTATTTGCATTTAATTCAACACAAAGAGTGAACAAAGGCGGTTCCTTTAGGGAGACAAACACTTTTCCAGACCATTCCTTGTGAAACCtcactttacatttattttcacAACCCTTATTTCCCCAATTTACAGACATTAAAATAGAAAACATTATAATACAACAGAAAATGCTAATGGGGGGCAGTGCTGGTCAAAAACCCAAGAATTTTAACAGAACCTTTTTCTCAACACCAGTCATAAAGGTTGCGTGAGCGCTACTATGATGAACACCGGTTCACCTGCAATTATTTTCAATTCAGTAGAAAACAAGGAGATTCTGATTTTCTCTTACTAGTTTACTGAAGCAGATGCCTGTACTTAAGAGATATCTAACATGAGAAATCTGTGAAGACAGATTTCGCTAAGTTATagcagatttaattttttttaaagcaaggaatGGAGGTTTAATCATTTGCATACACTACTACACAGCTTAAGTGAGTGTTGCTTCATTCCAGAACTGCTCTATCGATGTAGATGGAGACTTAACACCACACTAGCAAAACAGGAAGAACCTTTAAGTCAAGAACTTGGCATGCTTCTCTGGACATGTTTATTTCCCTCTCAAATGCTAACATGGGGGTGGGGTAGTTAACaatccaaattttaaaataaagggcgtggcttcataatacattctcattATCTTACTAAAATTTCTTTTGATCCTTTCCTTCATATTTATCAACTGCCAACATGTACATTGAGCAGCAAATGTTTTGAAACGGCTCCCATCAGGTGGAAGCAATGCCTCCAATATAAATTTCAAACACTTACTGCTAAATACATGccaggaattaaaaaaaactgacaGGGAAAGGCGGTGCTAGACTAACCATTACTTGCAACTTTCCCAGTCAGTCTGAACTGACACACAGATGCTACAAACGTGTCCGTGAGCTTCTGAAAACCTCTGAGGGGCTTGTCCAGGCTAACTGACAAGAAACCCATCAACGCAAAGCTGTCTGACACCACATTACGGGAATATATGGATCCTTACCAGGTTGCGAGGTGGAAAACGACTGTTCTTTTAACCCCTACACAACGGGGCCTGGCAGGGCAAGCACCTAAAAAAGAAACTGTCAGAGAAGTTTAATAGTAATGTATAACAGATGCGTTACGATTTTCACAtgcactttttttctttaaactgtCTTCTGAGCCGTATATTAACGTCTGTTCAGTGAAGATGTCTCGGCGATTATACATTCTCGACTTCTCACGAAAACAGCCTAGGATATTATCTGTgatacaggattttttttttttaaactagcaaCCAACGCTATAAGCCCCATTCAGGCCACCTGTGCATATTAAAGAAACCCCGGCAGTCTCCATATATGTCATCTGCACATCAGGCTGGGAGATGTTTTGCCGCCTGCCTGAAAACCAGGTCCTCATTTGACACCCCCCATGCCGAAGAGGCACCCCCACACCCACTGCACCCAGAGGACGCCCGTCTGTTCGCATGCACACACGAAGAGCTTTTGTAGGTGTACGATTTCTATTTTTCCTTTAGATCTCTTGCTACGGGGCCAGGCCAGCTTTCTCcgctcttccctccccccgccgACCCTGCATCCccctttctgcatttctttttctCACTCTCTTCATTCCTCTGACTGCCTCCTCCACTAGGCAACCCCCCCGGGGGGAGGCCGCTTCTCTGGCAAGGCACCCCACACCGAATCCGTGGGCTAGGAAGGAAATCGGAATACTTGACCCTACATTTTGGCGgcgaagggaggaggaggaggagaagaagggtcCCGGGCGGCCTGCCCCCGGGCCGCCCGCCGGGAGCACACGGAGCAGAACTCCACCGACACCTGGTCCCGGTCCACGTGGAGGCAGAGGCCGGCGGGGCCGCGGCAAGGCCGGACATCCTCTTCGCCGTCTTCCCTGGGCCCCGGGAGGGCGTAGTCGTGGTCGCCGCCGGTCCCCCCGCagggcagccgccgccgcctcctctcccAGCCGCCGTCCTCGTCCTCTCCGCCGCcgccgtcctcctcctcctcgtcgtgCCAGAGGCTGCTGCCCACCCGCAGGCCGGCCGCGGCCCCCCCGCGCCCGGCCAGGCGTCCCAGGAGGCGCCCCAGGGCGCTCTGGTTGGCCAGCACGGCGCGCAGGTAGCCGGCCTCCCGCTCCAGGCCGCGCAGGCGGCGGCACAGGCCCCGGTTGCGGTCGCGCAGCTGGCGGTTCTCGGCGGCCAGGCCTTGCAGGCGGCGCTCCAGGCCCTGCACGTACTGCTTCTTCCGCTGGCGGTTCAGGcgcgccgcctccgccgccttcCGCCGCGGCCCGCCGCCGCCCGTCCCCCCGGCTCGGCGCGGCCCGGCGTCGTCGCAGGCCCAGCCCGGccggcccgccgccgccgccgcctcctcctcctgggccgccaccgccgcctccaGCCACGCGTCCAGCTCGAGGCCCGGGAAAAGCAGCGCCGCGGCCTCCCCCGCGCCGTCGTCGTGCGCCGCCGGCTCGGCCTCGTCGCCCGTCTCCgccgcgctgccgccgccgccgccctcgcgGGGCAGGGAGGAGAAGGCCGCGGCGGGCTCCCGGGGGCTGCCCGGCGCCGCCCGCAGCTGGGCGAGCCTGTGGCGCATGGCGGCCGGGGGGAGGCTAGGCCGCGCCCGAGCCAGCGCCCTCAGGGGACGGCGGGCGAAGCCGTCGCCGCCGCCCGGTGACCGGCAGGCCCGTCCCCTCAGCCGGAGCGACGGAGGAGGCTCCCCGGAAAGGCCCGCGCGCTTAACGGCCGACGGGCCTAGCCGGGCCTACTGCGCCTGCGCGCCCCGCCCTGGCGGAAATGACGTAAGAGAGGCGGCGAGGGAGTGTGTCTCGCCTCGGAGGAGGCGGCGCCGAACAGTGGCGGGCTGGGTTGTCAAGGCGTCCGTTGCTAAGAGACGAAGCCCCGCCCCCCTCAACGATAAGGCTGTCGGTTAGTTTTCGTAAGGAGCAAATAAGATTTTCAAAAAATACCTAAGAGGGGGGGGTAATCGCCGCGAATTGGAAAACGGCAGAAAATATGACGTTGGACAGATGGCGACAGAAAATAACAAtaattctcagtgggtagccgtgttagtctgcctgcagcagtagaaaagggcaagagtccagtagcactttaaagactaacaaaaatattgtctggcagggtatgagcttatatatatac
This sequence is a window from Euleptes europaea isolate rEulEur1 chromosome 12, rEulEur1.hap1, whole genome shotgun sequence. Protein-coding genes within it:
- the CREBZF gene encoding CREB/ATF bZIP transcription factor, translating into MRHRLAQLRAAPGSPREPAAAFSSLPREGGGGGSAAETGDEAEPAAHDDGAGEAAALLFPGLELDEAAAAAGRPGWACDDAGPRRAGGTGGGGPRRKAAEAARLNRQRKKQYVQGLERRLQGLAAENRQLRDRNRGLCRRLRGLEREAGYLRAVLANQSALGRLLGRLAGRGGAAAGLRVGSSLWHDGTGGDHDYALPGPREDGEEDVRPCRGPAGLCLHVDRDQVSVEFCSVCSRRAARGQAARDPSSPPPPPFAAKIFFFRCLPCQAPLCRG